TAAGAAATTTATAGACAAAATTATTAAGCGATTTTTCTGTTTTGAGGCGATTAGATATGAAAAAGATATCAAGGaaaaattgatgttgaggaTTGTAGACTTGGAAGATGAATTGAAGAAATGTAAAGAGAAGCTTCACATGTTCAACACTCATATGTCTTGGACTTTTGAGAAAATCAAGAATCCCATTAATGATGCTTTGAGATTGGAGGAAAAATATGTGGATGAAATAATCTGTTTCGATGAACTTCTAAATTCGGAATTTGAGGCTATTCATTTTCCTTGATTTTTTAACAAtgtaatacatacatatattctACCATATTATTTAGTAAATAATAAATGTTTGTTATTGGCTTGATTATTAACTTAaggttaatttttaatttattcatatttattttcagtaGTAATCTTAATctcaagcttgatcacctttatATGCAatgattattataaataattaaggaattttttttttatcaagaataCGATATTTGTATTGAATTTGTCTTGGAAGCGAGTTACAAATTGGAAGAGGAGTTTCGTCCAACTAAAAAAACTCATCGTCTAACTAAAAAGCATGCTTCGCTAATCCATAAGCTGCAATATTAAAATTATGACTTTTGGGGGCGGGGCAGGTATGGGTTTAAATTTTCATACTCGAGTCGAAAACGGGACAGGGGTGGGGGAATACTCACCCCAAACCCGCCGCGATatgatatgtgtatatatttaaattttaaaatcataactactataattaaaataacttcaTGCATGCTTTAGGCTTTCTATTGGTTATAGTAAAGAGACATTTTAGTTTTCATGAAAAACCTGCGATGATGCATATTAATAATCACACTtaactgtttttaaaaaaatgacacttaaccatttattttcaattaCCAATTTTGTATATACTAACTCCATTTACTATACACACTATTCCACTTATGTTTATTGTTTTACTgagtttttatgattattttttttttaaaattctttttgagacatcattttttttttcaaaaatatatatgtaatggaTATCCGATGGGAATCCTTCCCCCATCGAGTAATCCTTGCCCCACCCCTGCTTTAATTTAAACAGGTATTGACGCGGGTATGGGGGTGAATTTAGGAAGCGGGTATGGGGGTGGGGGAGCAATCCACCCACTCGCCCTGCCCCGTTTACATCCCTAAAGACCATCTCCTTGGAGATGtaaaaattatgttatatttGACACAAAAAATAACCTTATGTAGATTTACATCAAATTTTAGTATAGTGCTCCATTGCATAATTGTAAAACTTTGATgtaaaattgaatatctaattaatatttctattaaaaaaataaaaggaaaattatcccatataatattttttaacctttttttttcttcaaatttacggtttgggttacTCTAATAATTTCTACGGTGGTTTCTATATGGATTGCTATGTGGATTTTGATTGTGATTTAGGTTGCTCTGTTGGTTGCTATAGAGGTTTCTATGTGAATTctgtaaatattaaaaaaaattgctttaaagtgttaaattaaaaaaaaaaaaatcccaaaataaattattattattattttaatatataagaataaaaaaataagagattatttcaatataaacaacaaaaaaattacaaaaatacagtttcacggaatgttaaacatttttacgatttttttggttttatttacagaaaatacggtttttttatgtagtaatcttgttaatttgttgttaattttttgttatctatatgttattttttgttgttattttgatgttattttcattttacttttatgtaatttttttgttgattttatgttgttttcgtattattttttggaaaacagAACATAACAGAACCTGTGTTGTAATTGGTATATGCTAGTTctaaacaatattaaaattgaAAGTCCTGTTCTAGAGATTTTTAGTTAATTGGAAGTAGTTAATAGCAAATTAGCAATGTCATGttcataatagaaaataaagaaTAAGCATGACTAATAAGTAAACATCAAATTCAATCATCATTTCTTATAATTGAGACTTGAAGTAGTGGTGGCTTCTTGGTTATAACCTCAAAAACACAAACATCCCCTGAGCATAAGGAGTTGGCAGCCAGAAAGTTGAACCATCCTCCACTGAAACAGCATATACAATTGCAACTTACAATATTCACACTCCATTCTTTGCTTCCCACTTTAAGTGTTACTGCCTCACTTTTTACTCCAACATGACTCTCAATGAATTTTTTAGGAAGTTGCTGCAAAAAAACAGGCATAAAGATTGAATGAATAACTGTGTAATGAAATTAATTCGATCTTCAACTACTATTCCTTACCTGCTTATAACGGTTGTGTTTGTCGGTCCTTATAACTCTGTAGAAATGGGGATACTCTGAATAAAAACGGCGAGCTTCTATGACAGCTTTGCTATGTCTGTAAGTGTTATATGGTCCTTGATTCCTCCTCCTATTCCCTTTCATCCATAACTGATCTTCAGCTTCACACTTCTTGGGCATGTCTACAAACAACACAAGCACAAATAATCTATTTTCTAACCATATTTCTTAATTACCAATAAGATATTTAAAGTTTTGAACTACCTTCATTTTCTGAATCAGACTCCTCatttgtgaaatttggtgaaGAGAAAGGAGAGTAATCAATTTCACAAGTGGTCTTGTCATATATAGCAATATTAAAATTCGAGTTGCCTACATAGGTGAAATCGAGCAAATGTCCATATGCAAGCTGATAATGCTTCACCAATTCCGGCCAACCTTCTTTTAGGTATAACTTGTCATCTTCAACAACCAAACCTAACTTCCATGTATGACTACATGGAAGTACAACAGAGACAGAACTTGCCAATGTCTCTCTGTGCAGCCTCACAAACTTTTGTGGAAGTCGCTACATTAATCACAACATGTCCATAAGAGAGAGTTTGCACACATAACGTGTATAAATTCCAATCAGTAcagtttcatttttttaatattacaaCAGATTACCAGATAAtagtaatgaaaaaaatcagttGTTCTTTATCAAATCTTGGAAATTAAATGAGCTAGTAAAGCTGTGGAAGTATGTAATTTAGTACAAATTCGATATTCACATGTTCTAATACATAAGCTATAAGTAGTGTAATTAATATACATCATCAAAAGTTTATAAGTAAAAACTAAAGAGGAATATGCTTACCATTTGTGTCAGTGAATGGTCAGTCAGAATCTTGAAAAAGCAAAAACTAGTCATGGTTCAAGTCTGTCTTCAAGATAAATTGTTCTTTTTCAATCTGTTTACCAACTAAAAATTGAAGTGGGTTAAATTGAAGAAAGCAACATGGTAACttgtaaaagttaaaaaaattatttatatgatatGCAATAATAAGCATTAGAAAAGGAAAGgacaaatgaagaaaaaaaatagatattgtAAAACATAGATCATAATCAGTACACagatttctttttcaaaaaacaaacaaaaactaTAAAAAGTAGTATTGAACCATGAATACTTGATTAAACAAAAATCTAGTGAACAAAGCATACTGTGGTTTGATTCTCCAAGTAAGCTACACTTCAAAGTCAGTTGGATTAAATACTtgctattcttatatatattcttattttCTGCATTTTAAGTTCTTTGTTGGTTGTTAGTTTTAGTGCTCTTGCTTTCTTTCTTGTTTGTGCTCGTTGACTGTGCAGATCAAACAAAGTATGACCAGACTATGTAAATTCCCAATCTACTCCTCACTGAAATGTGAAATTCTTTATACATGAGATTACGAAAGTTTTGAAGGAATCTATTAATTACATAAGTTACTATCAATTTTATAACAGCTAAGCTAACCTCCTCTGTTATGAAATGTCAGTTATTTCTGTGTTATTTCaaagtttaaaatataaatatacttttttACAGATTTTCTTATCTTAACTATTGGAATGATGCTTTCAGAGCCACAAATTAAGTCTAGTTTCACTGCTATTATTACTTAATAAATTCCACTCTAAAGAACAAAAGGAAACAAAAAATAGACACATCAAGTATCAACTATTTCCaaataataaagtataaaaataagtCCAAATCAAGAGAGTAGTAGAAGAAAATGAGAGATATAAAGTTTTACCTGGGAGGCTGAAGAACAAGAACTTCACCAAGATCAAAACTTGATGGATTCTCACCTCTGCAAACAAACATGAATAGTACATTTAGAAAGTGGTTCAAAGTGAACAAAATATtgacaaacaaaattaaataacgAAAAGGAACACTCTTCCGGTACTAATATTCTTATAACTAAACTAAATGATACTCAGAAGTAAAACATCTACTCTAACACAAATCATGCAAGATAAACAAAATACTCACAGAAAATATATTGTAATGTTAATGGATTTTTGAAACAGATGAAAGAAAAGCAAATAAtgaaagagaagagagaaaagGAGGAGAAAGTTTTGTCATTGGTTTGTTGTGTGGCAGTCAAAACCAACCAAGAATTACCATTTTAAGGAATTACAATTGATAAGCAGTTATGAAAATTAATAACATATACACAAATAAAGAATCCGAAATGCAGAGAGAATCAATGGTACTCGTTCGTGATTTGGTGGTAGCAGCTTTAATaccaaaaaaatcaaaatcataGTGATTTTACCATAATTCTGAATCTGAAACGTCATGTACTTTGTCCATTGCTTCTCCGATTGGCCCCGCCTCTGGAGGAACTGATTCAACCGCAGTTTGACCTCGTTTCTACGCCGGGGATTGGTTCTCTTCTCCATCCTACCAACAAGGCGCCACACCAAAGTGTTCAacaaaatcaaatcaaatcaaatatatttatattaaaaaatacttgaaaaatatatttttttatcaattaataaaaaatatcctCATATTGCCACATTTTTAAGCGGGCTGCGGAATATATCCTCACTCTCAATTCTAATTCTAAGTGGTCTAATGGAATCATCAATCATCATCTATAAAAATAGATATAAAGTGTGTATACAATGTAATTGTTAAGTAAATTACCACATGACAATTCttaattggtttaaatagttaaatttttatttttctaaagaaaaaattgaatataccaataaaaaaatgacacgtggataatgACATAATATTTAACAGTTAGGTACCTAAagagttccaaaaatataacttaaatattattaccgccaaaaattaaaaattactcttattttaacttattattattattattaataaattataaggtTTTTAATATATCACGTCGTGTGTCGGGCTTTTCGAGTTAGTCTATCCGTACTTATGTGTCATGCATTTCGTGCTTCTCGTATCGTGTCGTGCTTAAGGATATATTTTTCGTATCGTGTCATGTTAATTTGTCGTGTCCAAGTCTATATTTTTTCATGTCTAATTATGCTCGTGCCTTTTAAGCTCGTACTAATTTCGTGTGATGTCAAAAAAACCCAATCCGTATTTACAGTACTACCTCTTACTAATACTAAAGGTGTTTTGTTTTGCTTGTATCGTATTACATGATTGAATAATGAGAAATTTAACTTTATTTGTTTAAACGTGGATTCAACGATCAAAATATCAATTAATTTTGCATTATTatcaaataatactaatacttTCTTAACTGTTCAAAACATTCCTATATCATCTAACTTTGTTCTTttgttctctctctttctctcaatcTCTCTATGCTATGTAAATTTTTTCCCACATAAAATGTACCAATAAACACCTACTACATGAGAATGTGACTTTctctaatatttattgattttagttttttttttttacatatttaatgATATTTTCTAAGAGTTGTGTgcctttatttgtttatttagatCCTGGTTcttcctttgttttttttttttttttttgctttctaCTCGTAAAATTCGATAAGTTATTACTCAATAAATAGTTGATATAAGCATGTTCTTGAAATTAGAAataaattttcaatatataattgAAAGTGTTTGAGggtaagttatgttatttaatttaaaacggTCGTTGtactaaatggtattttatAATACTCAATGGTTCTTAAAAATTatgttgtttgtttattttcaaTTGAAACTATAACTTTATCTAGAACCATGGAGTATTATGGAGTCAAGTTTAATCAtttaagcataaaaaatcaaattttctttaaataaatgtTGTTGTATGGtactatggtttttttttttttttatatctagAGGAAGAATTTTATTCAAACTATAGTTCAACTGATAAAGTTCAAAAGTTAGAGCAAAATTAAATATGCACAAATCTAGATATATTATGCAATGTAAGGCAAACCAAGCCAATTACAAATGTAGATCAATTATTAAGAAAACATAAATCTTGCTAAGAAGTAAGAACAAACTCAGCAACAGAAACTTCTAAGGGGCAACCTCATTCAGCTTTGACCAAAAACATTTGTAGATGGTCACATTTAAAAATTCTAACAATTAGGCAATGATGCTCAAAATTAAATCGGCAAGatcacccaaaaaaaaaaaacgaaaatgGACAGAACAAGATCATAAAAAACGATATAATGACTGAAGATGAATAGTCACactaaaacaaattaaatatattaagaaTTTTCGCCGCGAAAATCTATATGGGTCTCAACGCgagtcgttttttttttttttcaactgaaGGGCAGGGATATTCCAAATTTCCCCAGCCCTACTTTGTTCCTGTTAGTTTTTGGTTCCAAAGTCCAAACCATATTAATGCTCATCTTTGTTGGTACGCACCAAAAAAAAGGTGAGGAATAAAAGCATTTGATGAAGAAAACTAATGGTGAGGAGCAATATTATTCATATGAAAGTATTCATCACATCATGTACAACTATAATAATTTAgcagaatattttatttttttttttaaaaaaaaaccccatAAGACAAGGGTATTTAAGCCCTAATGATATACTTGACAATTTAAGGCAACACCAATTCCATTCCTGATTCCTAATTTTCTTTACACTGTTTCGAGTATCGCAAACTTCAGTTCTGGATTGCTATGAGTTGAACCATTCTTAGTTAAAGACTTGCCACTAATTGCAATTTAAATCCTCCTCAGAGAACTGAAGTGTGATTATCGAAAGCAAAATGTGAAAGGGGGGGCCGAATTACTTATATCTGCCACCATTTTCGATTTTCCAGTGTCTTGACAAGCTCATTCGCCATTGATGCAAAATCTTCAGCTCCATTCTGCAGCTCTTCAGTCCGTTTGCCGAGTCTCTGATAAAAAGAGTGGGGGTTAGTTCACCCAGTCGTCAAATAAAGCAATTATACTGTGAATGATGCTGATAACAAGTACAAGAAAGTGTAGATGTGTTCGCATTCAATGTTGCCACTCTCTTCAGCTACTCACAATTGTTATTCGAATTGTGTTGATTTGGCATATTGTGAACCCCTTTTAGTGGAAAAAAGTATAACATTTTCATAGTAATGAAGAGAAAAAATTGGAACACTTGGAGAAAATAGCTAGTTAGAGGTTCATCTCAGTATCAAATTCTAAATGGATGCATCAGCCACCCCCACAAAACAATAAaccaaaaagagaaaaagaacaaTCTGAGTTAACTCTTGTATAGCCCAAACATACAAATCTCGTCCCCCTAATCAATGTCTTCTTGACTtcttatttatgtatttttctttctttcagtATCTCTACATTATTTGGCTACCAATCTATGtgtaaacaaaaataatattcaaaccaTTAACATTTTGTATAAGTCAACTGCATTACCTCAAGCTTTTCCTTCCGCTCTACTAGCTTTTCTCTTGCATTTGCAGCCGCAGAGGAAGCATCCTGAAATCATTTTTAACAAAATCACAAATTCCGTTCAAGCAATAAATTGATTCATTGCAACTAAAGCCGTCTTCTACTTTTACCTTAGCCTTTCCATATTTAGCCATAATTTCTTCCCGAGTTCTAACTCTAGGCGTAATATCATCAGTCCCACCTCCAAATAAGCGTTCCCTTTCTGAACCTTTTTCTGAAGGACACATTATCagtttcttatgttttttttttgttcatgtGGCCATATAATGCAAGTAATCCATggagtaatatatatatatatataaataaatatatatctattctatataaagtgtgcctatataactaaattcttggtttatgagaaattcatgggtgattttttatttatatttaataaaataataaaatattatttatatataataaaataataaaataaaaataaaacaaatctcattaatatttgaactgatatttgatgaTATGTGAACGGAtattaaatatctatatatctatatatatgacGTGGCACTCTCAAATCACTCTAAAGTTATTTTTCTCTActctttaattctctcatttttaatattttattatatcataaatctataaattatattttactattattttaataaactaattaaaaacttacatacttaactttaaattttctctaatttttaaaaCACACATAACTCTaaacctataaatatatattatatatatttatatattattctatatatctcacgtttttttcttcttcttttttcttttttttttttctttttgttttctaATAAAGATTGTTTTATATACATCTTTCTCTTacactatttcttcttcttcttttttctttttatttttttcttttattttttaatgaagatTCTCCATCTATCTCtaatcttatttataatttttttttcttttttcttttatttgcaTTAAGTTTAAGTAACTATTAATTTTTGATGTATGCATGACACTTCGACAGTAATATCAATAAATAGCATCAAGACCTCGATTTTCAATATTTCTCATAATTTGAAGACATACAgactttttttctttatatcgaCAACTTCACCGTCATCGATGTCTTCACATTATTCATGAATTCTTCattagtatgaattatttgataaaataattgattttttaatgataaattcaTTCTAAAATCATTCTAGAGCTATTTTTCTCTACTCctcttaattctctcatttttaatattttattatagcataatttaatttaaattaatcttataatcttaactttttaattcaattaataattatttgtcacgtaattattaagtcttttccctttaatttttcttttgttgatgatgctaatttattcatattttaatttctacaatttttgtgttcagaccattaaggtagtgttctactaggggatctaacgagttttgccccttcactaatggcctctaagagttcaaatttcagtattgtataaatcttcaatttgttctatttcttatattaactgaaattttgctactttttttttttaatttacaactttattgttcatatcttattagggacattcatggaaatttaggtttctttgaaatatacaattaatgagcattactttttgatcatagtgtgttttccatggctgaaaacctcaataatctctatcatttgttatcaaataaaataaaattatcatgatgtatacattatggttatttaatgagtaattagtgtgttgaaattgtcaagctaATATGTagaattatttataattgaattgtttctttgtcaaaattaatattaagtatatttatatgtttgtaggtttatctattttctcttagatcaatcatgatcgtatagaaaaaaaaaatcatactcacatatagatatgttattttcattttgtaatttagatcttcttagtcattatttagttcacttaaactttttccgattatggtaactgaagttttgtttcttttaggtactctattacaaagatctgtattacatgtattatttatttttgactatgaggaggtggattaTTTTATTGGGAAAtatatagcgtgacaaattattgttcatatattgaataattatttttgattaatgggattcatatatataactgtgtatactgaattctttattcaaataattatttttgatttttacgtgattatttattgttcatatatttagaaccttatttgattaaagttaagattataagattaattaatttgtgatttcttcctATAATAATAGTctcacctaataattaataatattttttctttaatttttaattgtatcactttcaaataacatagaaaaaaactagcataaaatttagtgtacgtgcctcgcacgtagttttttactagtatatatatatatatatattctatataaagtgtgcctatataactaaattcttagtttatgagaaattcattggtgactttttatttatatt
This region of Cannabis sativa cultivar Pink pepper isolate KNU-18-1 chromosome 7, ASM2916894v1, whole genome shotgun sequence genomic DNA includes:
- the LOC115697158 gene encoding B3 domain-containing transcription factor VRN1; the protein is MTSFCFFKILTDHSLTQMRLPQKFVRLHRETLASSVSVVLPCSHTWKLGLVVEDDKLYLKEGWPELVKHYQLAYGHLLDFTYVGNSNFNIAIYDKTTCEIDYSPFSSPNFTNEESDSENEDMPKKCEAEDQLWMKGNRRRNQGPYNTYRHSKAVIEARRFYSEYPHFYRVIRTDKHNRYKQQLPKKFIESHVGVKSEAVTLKVGSKEWSVNIVSCNCICCFSGGWFNFLAANSLCSGDVCVFEVITKKPPLLQVSIIRNDD